TATTTTTCGcgattattttatattttgcatttccgactttatttttcacaattatgagtttatatcccacaattctgactttatttttcttaattacgagtttatatttcaaaaatctgactttcttgcaattctgagtttatatcccgcaattccgactttatttcttgcgTTTATGAGTTTACGTTcagcaattctgattttatttttcacgattacgagcttatatctcacaattccgactttatgtctcgcaatcacaagtttatattttgcgtttacgactttatttctcacaattacgagtttatatctcaaaattctgaatttatttttcacGATTACGagcttatatctcgcaattctgactgtatttctcgcaattatgagtttttgTATCcagaaattctgactttatttctagaaattacgagtttatatcccacaattccgactttatttctcgcaattacgAGGCTATATATTCGGCAATTCTGgatttatttctcgcaattataagtttatattcgcaattctgactttattacttgcaattgcaagtttatatttcacaattctgagaaaaaagtcaattgtcaGTTTGTATCGCATaagtgagatgtaaactcacgattgtgagaaaaaaaaatcagtttcttttttttaaatgtttcattcatTGGCGATCTGGCTTCCATAAGTTCTCTTATTGTAAGGAAATCAAGCAGAAGTAATTAAAGCAATGATCCCAGGGTTAATCTAAAAGTCTAAATAATTCCTAAATAGTAGTTTGTAGTTAATAGTTTAGATCACCAGCTTACCTGCCGGTATTGTCATTGCCATTATTCAGTGCACATATTATTAAGTACCATTTTCTATTCATGTCTTAATCTTAATGTTCTTAAGGGTGGGAATCTAGTTGTAGGTTTTTGTACATTGGAGCCAGCCTCATTTGTATATAATAAGAAGagaaatcataaatattttccaTTCTTTCCGGTTTGATCAGCAggttatttgtgtgtgtgaatcatGTACTGTAGGTGGCGTTAATGACGACTGTTGTGATTTATGATGCTTCCTGTTTTTAAAGGTTACACAATGAATCTGTATATACAAAAGATGTCATTTATTCTTATTAGTCATGAAGTTCATGTTTTCAGCCATGGTTTTCCATCCAAACACTTTTGACGTatgattttcaatgttttatttggGACGCACTAATTAATCTCTATGTGAAATGTCGTTGGTCTTAAACCAGCCTTAAAGTTTGACAAGCCCATCTGAGGCTTTTTAACGAATGCATAATTTTAGAAACGTTAAGCAGTGTTTATGAAGAGTTTACACACAAATGTAAAGATTTTCAAATCAGTAGCTGGGAGAATTGCCTCGGATCACGAACCTCATGGATTCCATCttgttttgtactgtatttctcTGACACTCCATGTTGATGCTGTTAGTTTCTTAAACCAACCAAAGATTTGACTTTTAACATCAAAACCttgcattttggaaaaaaaaaaaaaaagtttccatcACTgtgtttagatttgtttttctgtgttaGCATGATTTGAAATTGGCAATATCATAACTACAGTCATGTACTGGTTACTAATGGAGTAAATGAAACTTCATCAGCATTACAGCAATACTTGAAGAAGGTTTTGTTGTTCAAACGCAGCAGATGTTGAGTCTTGGTGTGAGAAACTAACAGAAAATTCACATTCATGCAACTTTTAGACTATATCAAATGTTTTAGGGTTCTAGTTTGCACACGTGATTATGCAACAAAGTCTTTAAGAGTTACTGGGCAAAACGTCCTTCAATCATAAATGTTAAGACTAAAAATATTAGCTCTGTTAACTTGAGTAtggaatatttttatataaataaaacacttctgTTCCAGGTATTAAGTGactctttttttgtattacacagccctgcattaaaaaaaagaagagaatcCCAATATCATCTAATtagatgttaaattaaaaaacaataatattaatatttaaaatattttaaaaaatccgtccattcagtatttttttttttacacaacaaAAGTTAAgatttttcaaattatatatatttaatgcacTTATTAAAAGGAAtcaagttttaagttttaatgaCCAAAAATCCTAATATTACCTGTTacgttaaatatatataaatactttccattaagtatttttttttgcaaaataaaactttatgcACTTGTTAAAACTCAttaaaagttttgagttttaatgcaaaaaatcatAATGTTACCTAATTTAcctaacattacaaaaaaaaaaatatatatatatatatatatataacaattggTAATATAAGGATTTAAttgatatatattaatatataaaaactatttatatatacacacaagtacataaatatacatacacacatttttttattagtatttaaaaaaaaaaaagattttatatatatatatatatatatatacttaatgcACTTGTTAAAAGGAATCAAAAGTTTTGACAATTACTAATATTACCTAATttgatattatataaaaaaaaaattaaatatatatatacacacacttttttttattcagtattttaaaGCCAAAGGTTTTGagttttaatgacaaaaaaaatcctaatattACCTAATTTGATTctaaattaaccaaaaaaagtgtctttttcaaatgatatatatttaatgcaCTATATATAATCTGACTGTGTTTGTAGTGATTTGTTTTTCTGCTGATTAAGGGAGAATACACAATGACTTCACCTTATAAATGCAGCACGATCAACACAGGCACTATTTGTAAAATTAGCCACCCAAAATTAACGAGAAATGAGTACTGGATTTCATTtagcaaatatgatgcaggacGTGTTATTATGTGGTTGTGTtataaaaaccaaaataataatgacatgCTTTTTATGCACTTAAACAACTGTAATTGTTCTAAATGTAGAAAGACACTACATTAATATAATGCACCATTCAAACAGACATTTAAAGACCTGAAATTGTAACTTTGCACTTTAATTCAACTATATATAAATGCTGTACATTAATAAGTTATAAACCCTGTCGGCTTTGGATACAGATATAGTTTGAGCTCTATTCAGCCACTGCTTTCTGTTTACTCTTCTTCTCTTTGAGTTTGGCCGGTTCGGCCGTCTCCTCTACCTCATCCTCATCCTCTGGCTCTCCGGGAGGGACTGTAGGGGGAGACGGGGCGCTGCTCACATCTGCCTCGGGCTCTGGAGGGAAAGACGGAGCGTTAGGACATACTGATCTGTGTAAATGACATGAAGAAGTTAACGGGTTGACAAGTTGTGCACCTGCGGTGATCTGCATGCTCTTGCTGTAGCCTGCGGCTGAAGACATTGCCTGACCCAGTGCCTGGTTGGTGCCCAGGGGCTGCTGGGAGGTGCTTGGTTTGCTGGAGGACGACCGCTGGCTGTTCTTGCCGTCTTTGCCCTGTTTGCTCCAGTACAGGTTCTCGCCTGCCTGTAGAGCGACACCCAATTTCTGAGCCATTTCTACCATCTGTGTGAGAAAGagatttactattatttttcaatttataaATTCTGAGACTGATATAATGAGGAAGAacagatgaataaaataaacacataatatatatatatatatatatatatatatacaggggttggacaatgaaactgaaacactggccaatatagtgttggaggtttcatggatatgtttgcacagcctggtggcctatcttcactgattgcacactgcaccagtaagagcagagagtgaaggttgactatgtgcacccaatggatcaaacattgtaccctgaaagtAGTGCCTTgtatcaggatgataatgcaccaatacacacaacaaggctggtgacagagtggtttgatgaacatgaaagtgaagatgaacatctcccatggcctgcacagtcaccagatctgaatattattgagggaTGTTTTGGAACAGCGAGTTAGGAAAAGTTTTCCCTACGCCAGCATCacgtagtgacctggccacttttttttttttttgcaagaggagaatagcttaaaatccttctggctactgtgcaggacttatatttgtcattcccaggaTGAAATGATGCTGCATTGGGCACAAAAAGGCTCAACAAcgtactaattgtttttaaaaaaacaggtgtttcagttttattgtccaacccctgtatatatatagagagagagagagatttcttaattttttgtttacacttcattacatttcatttaatttcattctaaaacattaaaaaaaaataaataaataaaatagttttagaaccaatctttataatataataagtatGTTTTCTTACAAATTcccattataataaatgcaaatttataaaaaaaagaaagatttatatattatttaaatggtaAAGAATGCATACATCATGATATTTAttatactgattttattttttaaaaagtaattgttttcacacacacattgtgcattaaaatatttaaaaattatacaaaaaagttttttttattttggagttTTTGGAGGCTTAATGATTGACAGATTTGTTGATTTAATAAAGTTTGTAAGGATTATCAGCTTTAATGCTCtcatcaaaataacaaaatcagtTAGCAATGTCAAAAGATTCAGTTATAATgacaaaaagtattcaaaatgtataatttaactgtaataaaaatttgtatactttttatgcacaaaagctcgtgtagcacaggctctgggatgcgtgttcatgtactattgaatcacgtcgaaaggtcaggCTGAACGTAGTCGGAACTacagactcagtgtttacaaagtgaacgcgcaaaaactaagaaagtgcaagtaagtcaaacgctgtttacaaacaaaaaggtacaacgatgttggacgattctgaagttgtaggagaaaataacatggagtttttcaacatactctacctttttgagccggagtacataGACGAtaaacttagacgtgattcgtagtagtgatgggaagttcggatcattttaccgactcagacctttgagtctcattcagcaaaatgaataaatctttttttcaagtcatttcattcgttttagcaaaatcagcatcacgtgacagccccataagatgaacaaatgactcgaaaaacccaaagactcaaaacaggtgaactaattccagtacagaacctaataggatgttgctcatgcgcgactgaacgaatcactccacGAGACGACTCGTttttcctgagtcacattaaagattcgttcaaaatgaacgaatcgttcaagaacgtgcatctcagagcctgtgctacacgagcttttgtgcttaaaaagtatacaaatttttatttttcaaaaacaatgaccggtcgtttcgctagataagacccttctccctcggctgggatcattttgagccttttgaagctgcatttaaactacattttgatagttcaaattcgggggaccaatgaagtccattatatggagaaaaatcctgaaatgttttctcaaaaaccatcatttctttacgactgaagaaagaaatacatgaacatcttggatgacaagggggtgagtaaattatttgtaaatcgttgttctggaagtggacttctccattaATGTCTGAATGTGCAGATTTTGGTCAGAATAAGACTAGGGTTCAGTACCTCTGGGTCAAACTCAGTGTTGCTGTTATTCTCGACCTGAGTGTTGACTTTTCTCTCCATCTCCTGAAACTGCAGCAGGGCTGTCTTCTTATCACCCTGATTATACAGGAAAACCGCAAAATTCAAATTCACCAGCGGGTTTGACCTGCAACACAAAATTCACTCATTTAAACTCAGCTGGTTCTGTAACATCATAGATTTACCAGCAGAGGTGAGGGTGTGAAAAACATACTCATCCAGCTGAACCGCCTGCTCGTAAGACCTGCGGGCGTTATCCGCGTCATCCAGATTGGTCAGGGCAACTAATGAGGGCCAAAGCACAAATAAcaatccaattaaaaaaaactgttccaATACTGATTCTCACATTTACACCTACaactaatacaaataattacattttatttattaaaaatataaaaatcacattgttttttaatgtaatttttttttttacattaaataaatagcaAAGTAGTTtcctgtataaaaaaaatatttcatttaatatattatatttttttaaataaaataaattttattttagaattaacttgaaataaaaataatgcattactataagtaaagtaacacagtatttaattcttttatttaaataaaaagcaaaagtaGTAAACATTTAGCTTACTACCAAAATATTTCAGACAGCAGGAGTTGTCATTAATTAATATGTGGTATATTTACCAGCCAGAAGCATGTAGTTTACTCACACATGgacaaatgtaatatttaatatttttttaaaatatattatctgtgtttttaagtgttattaattgttttttatttttaattatatttaataaaaaaatcatatagcattttttttataaagtaacactttatttattcatttatttattttaattcagtaaaaaGTAGAACTCATTAACTGTCTAAAATGTATTAtctattttagtatgtttttacattttaaaatgtacatattcaaatatcatactgcattattttactattattgcattattatattattttagcatattaaaataaattaaagtacattcaaataatttttttaattaaataaatagtaaaagtgGAACACATTacctgtttaaaaacattttggacTATTTCAATAGTAGTGTAattaatttgtgaaatatttaccACCCAGAgtctgtaatatttaatattttatttaaaatatattatctgtgttttaagtgttttttattgtttttatttttaaatacatttaataaaaaatatcatattgcatcttttttattataaagtaacactttattcattcattttaattcagtaaaaaGTAGAACACAttatctgttttaaaaaaatctattttaccATATcagtttgaaatatatttaaaatgtatgatcttttttagtatgttttttaattttaaaatatatttgataaaaatatccTACTGcattattttactgttattgcattattatattattttagcatattaaaataaattaaagtacattaaaatatattttttaaattaaataaatagtaaaagtgtaacacattacctttttaaaaacatttttggaccATTTCAATAGTAGCGTGAttcatttgtgaaatatttaccAGCCAGCAGCATGTAGAGTTTGCTCGCGCTTggacaattttaatattttatttaaattatattatccgtctttattattgtttttttttaaagtgtttttattgttttcatttttacatttttaataatcaaaatataatattgcattattatttttatgtaaagtaacacattattttttatttcaattgaaTTAAAAGCTTAAGCAGAGCctaaaactatttcagactagtggtctttcattttatttaccaGCCAGTAGCATGTAGAGTTCGCTCATGCGCGGCCGCAGGTTGATGGCGGCGCTCAGGAAGTGGAAAGCTGATGCGTATTGCTGCATGGTGAGATGAACCAAACCCAGATTATACAGGATCTTCCAATCAAATGGAGACAGATAGTTTGCTCTCTTCAGACAGCTGATGGCCTGCAAGAGAGGAGCAGGGAGGCGAAAAGGTATAAAACGGGTAAAAAGAAAAGTGCCGAATATTCTCGTGACAGTCTGTAACTCACAGCCACGTATTTCTTTTTTCCAAAGAAACACATCCCGATGTTATTCCAGAGTGGGGGGCTCTCAGGGACAGAATACGCCGCCACACGGTACTTATTCATGGCCACGTCATAATCTCCATGAGTCTGCATCATACTGCCGGCCGCGAGGATGGCCTGAACAGACACAAACTTAATGTTAATGACACTTCAAGTTAGTAAAAGTGCTAAAAATGAAACTCTATCCCACTTTGAAGTTATTGGGGTCGTATGTCAGAGCGTTTCCGAGGTGCTCAAAGGCTTTCTGGTATTTCCCAAGCTAAGGAGAAAAGACAAAAGAAGACAAAAGTGAacaaatacactaaaaacagATCAGTTTTATAGTATTTGTACATTAGACCGCATATATACATCAACTTTCTTGAGTAAATGTGAGTGCTGTCTGCCCATGGATATGCAGTTCCTCAgctgttctgtgtgtgtgtgtgttttgtttttagcatgttgatatGCAGTTTTagttgttctgggtggttgctaggggttTAACCTCTAACCTTCAATGAAAATCTTTGGGAATTGGCCATTTTATCATCCAACAGACCGAAAAATTAAGTCTGATCTTTTAGAaaagaaatatctttttttaataattttttttttttgtttgttttttttgttttttttttttaagttgtaggGTTTGGAGTTTGTTCAAATCTGAATGTGAATATTACTCATAAAAATAAGAGTACTAGTGAAAATACCTAAGCAACCCAACTAATCACATTTACTgtgtttgaaattaaatgtaatgtatttatttattaatttatacatttttatgaattaataaattgctagtttttcattatcatttaattaataattaatatgtgtttagttgtattaatttatgtattaattaaattacattcaattacattttttaatgatttaataaattagtAGCTTGCTTCCAGTTTAGGAAACCCTg
The sequence above is drawn from the Labeo rohita strain BAU-BD-2019 chromosome 25, IGBB_LRoh.1.0, whole genome shotgun sequence genome and encodes:
- the bbs4 gene encoding Bardet-Biedl syndrome 4 protein, whose translation is MADDAMKTDVQLPVATDLKKPCPKKAPELPILERRNWLIHLHYIRKDYETCKAIIKEQLHETQGMCEYAVYVQALIMRLEGKIQQSLELFQSCAILNPKSSDNLKQVARSLFLLGKHKAAIEVYNEAARLNQKDWEISHNLGVCYIYTKEFKSAEDQLNLALQLNKHDLTYTMLGKIHLLQGDTEKAIDVYKSAVEFSPENTELLTTLGLLYMQLGKYQKAFEHLGNALTYDPNNFKAILAAGSMMQTHGDYDVAMNKYRVAAYSVPESPPLWNNIGMCFFGKKKYVAAISCLKRANYLSPFDWKILYNLGLVHLTMQQYASAFHFLSAAINLRPRMSELYMLLAVALTNLDDADNARRSYEQAVQLDESNPLVNLNFAVFLYNQGDKKTALLQFQEMERKVNTQVENNSNTEFDPEMVEMAQKLGVALQAGENLYWSKQGKDGKNSQRSSSSKPSTSQQPLGTNQALGQAMSSAAGYSKSMQITAEPEADVSSAPSPPTVPPGEPEDEDEVEETAEPAKLKEKKSKQKAVAE